GGCCGCCGTGATGCGGTTGGGGCCGGGCAGGTAGACCTTGTCCTGCACGTAGGGATACGGCGTGTCAAAACCCGCCACCTGACCGACGGGGGCCAGCAGCGAGTCGAAGGCGGCGGCCTGAATGCTGTAGGCCACCTCACCCATGAAGTTGCTGATGCGCGGCGCCTCGCTGACCAGCACGGCGCGGCCCGTCTTCTGCACGCTGGCCACCACCAGCTCCTTGTCCCAGGGCACAAGGCTGCGCAGATCAATGACTTCCACGCTGACGCCCTCGGCGGCCAGCGCGTCGGCGGCGCGTTCCAGATCCGGCATCACGCCGCCGTAGCCGATCAGGCTCAGGTCCGTGCCCTCGCGGCGGATAACGGCCTCGCCAATCCTGACGATGTAGTCGTGGCCCGGCACCTCGCCCTTGGAGGCACGGTACAGCCGCTTGGGCTCAAAGAAGATCACCGGGTCTTCTCCGCGAATGGCGGCCTTCAGCAGCCCCTTGGCGTCGTAGGGCGTGCTGGGCATCACCACTTTCAGGCCCGGCGTGTGGGTGTAGTAGCTCTCGGGACTCTGGCTGTGGTGGTGCCCGCCCTTGACGCCGCCGCCAGACGGCGTGCGGATCACCAGCGGCGCGGTGTACTGCCCGCCGCTGCGGTAGCGCATCTTGGCCGCCTGACTGATGATCTGGTCAAAGCCCGGCCCCATGTAATCGGCGAACTGGATCTCGGCCACGGGCCGCAGCCCGCGCACCGCCATGCCTACCGCCGCGCCCACGATGCTGGCCTCGCTGAGGGGGGTGTCGAACACGCGGTCCTTGCCGAAGGTGGCCTGCAGGCCTGCCGTCGCCATGAACACGCCGCCGCGGGCGCCCACGTCCTGCCCGAACAGCACCACGCGGCTATCGCGCTCCATCTCCTCGTGCAGCGCCTCGGTCACGGCGGTAATCAGGTTGATGGTGCGGGGTTCGGCGGCGGGCATGTCCTGTCTCTCCTGGGTGGCGATCATCGGCTG
This genomic window from Deinococcus aerolatus contains:
- a CDS encoding alpha-ketoacid dehydrogenase subunit beta; its protein translation is MIATQERQDMPAAEPRTINLITAVTEALHEEMERDSRVVLFGQDVGARGGVFMATAGLQATFGKDRVFDTPLSEASIVGAAVGMAVRGLRPVAEIQFADYMGPGFDQIISQAAKMRYRSGGQYTAPLVIRTPSGGGVKGGHHHSQSPESYYTHTPGLKVVMPSTPYDAKGLLKAAIRGEDPVIFFEPKRLYRASKGEVPGHDYIVRIGEAVIRREGTDLSLIGYGGVMPDLERAADALAAEGVSVEVIDLRSLVPWDKELVVASVQKTGRAVLVSEAPRISNFMGEVAYSIQAAAFDSLLAPVGQVAGFDTPYPYVQDKVYLPGPNRITAACVQALNY